The DNA sequence AGATGCTTCGCTGCGCTCTGCATGACGTTCTTAAACTGAGAAACACCCCATGAAGCAAGCCTATCTAGTTGACGGAATCCGCACGCCCATCGGCAATTTCGGCGGCAGCCTGTCCAGCATCCGCCCCGACGATATGGCGGCCCTGGTCATTCAGGAGCTGCTCCGGCGCAATGCCGGCGTCGACCCGGCCGCCGTGGCCGATGTGCTGCTGGGCTGCGCCAACCAGGCCGGGGAAGACAACCGCAACGTGGCCCGCATGGCCTTGCTGCTGGCCGGCCTGCCCACCTCGGTGCCCGGCGAAACCGTCAACCGCCTCTGCGCCTCGGGCCTCTCGGCCAGCATTGCCGCGGCCCGCGCCATCCAGAGCGGCGACGGGGACCTGTTCATCTCCGGCGGCGTGGAAAGCATGACCCGCGCGCCCTACGTCATGTCCAAGCCCAGCAAGGCCTTCGGCACCGACTCGGAAATGTACGATTCGAGCTTCGGCTGGCGCTTTGTGAATGAGAAGCTGGAGGCCCTGTACGGCACCGACGCCATGGGCGAAACGGCCGAAAACCTGGTGGACCAGTACCACATCAGCCGCGAAGATCAGGACCAGTTTGCCTACGAGTCGCACCAGCGCGCCGGCCGGGCCCGGGACTCGGGCCGCTTCCGGGAGGAAATCGTGGCCGTGCCCATTCCCCAGCGCAAGGGTGAGCCACTGCTGTTTGCGGAGGATGAGTTTATTAAGTCGGAAACCACGCTCGACGTGCTGGCCAAGCTACGGCCCGCGTTTCGCAAGAACGGCTCGGTGACGGCCGGCAACTCCTCGGGCCTGAACGACGGCGCGGCGGCCTTGCTCTGGGCTTCGGAAGACGGCCTGAAGCAGCACAGCCTCACGCCCCGAGCCCGGTTAGTGGCTATGGGCGTAGCCGGTGTGGAGCCCCGCACGATGGGTATCGGGCCGGTGCCGGCCTCCCAGCTGGCGCTGAAGAAAGCTGGCCTCACGCTCGACCAGATGGACATTATCGAGTTCAACGAAGCCTTTGCTGCCCAAACGCTGGCCTGCGTGCGGGGTCTGGGCCTGGAAGGCTCCGACCCGCGCATCAACCCCAACGGCGGGGCCATTGCCCTGGGCCACCCGCTGGGCATGAGCGGGGCCCGCATCCTGAACACGGCCGCCCTGGAGCTGCAGAAGCAAAACAAGCGCTACGCCCTCATTACCATGTGCGTGGGCGTGGGTCAGGGCTACGCGGCCATCATCGAAAAGGTATGATCTACTCGTTTAACGGGCTTGTGCCGGTCGTGCACGAGTCGGCCTTCGTGCACCCGCAGGCGGCCGTCACCGGCAACGTCATCATCGGCCGCAACGTGTACATCGGGCCGGGTGCCGCCATTCGCGGCGACTGGGGCCAGATTATCATCGAGGACAACTGCAACGTGCAGGAAAACTGCACCGTCCATATGTTTCCCGGCACCACGACGCGGCTCAAGGAAATGGCCCACATCGGCCACGGCGCCATTATCCACGGGGCCACCGTGGGCCGCAACGTGCTGGTGGGCATGAACGCCGTGCTCATGGACCGGGTGGAAATTGGCGACGAAAGCATCATTGGGGCCTTGAGCTTTATCCGGGCCGACGAAGTCATTCCGCCCCGCAGCCTGGTGGTGGGCAATCCGCACAAAATTATCCGGCAGGTGAGCGACGAGATGCTGCGCTGGAAAACCGAAGGCACCCACGTCTACATGCAGCTCCCCGCCGATTTGCACGCCACCCTCCAGCCCTGCGAGCCCTTGCGCGAAATCCCCGCCGACCGCGCCGTGCAGCAAGCCAGCTACCAGACTTGGAATGAGCGCAAAACAGCTTCTTAGCCTGACACTCATAGAACGTCATGTCGAGCAAAGCGAGACATCTCGCGTGCTGACGTTGCAGGAGTAATTAGATTACCATGGCACGCGAGATGTCTCGCTCTGCTCGACATGACATACGCAAGCAGGTTTTCTCCCTTCCAAACCTTCCTCCTTTCCCCTACCCATGACTCCCATCCTCGAAAACTACGCGCTGGGCCGCTGGACGGCCGGCTCGGGCGAGCAGCACGAGCTTTACGACGCCTCCACCGGCGAAGTCATTGCCATTGCCAACGGTGAAGGCCTCGACTACGCGGCTATGATGGACTACGCCCGCCGCACCGGTAATAAGGCCCTGCGCAAGATGACCTTCCACGAGCGGGGCCGCATGATCAAGGCCCTGGCCCTGCACCTCGACAGCAAAAAGGAAGACTTCTACACCCTGAGCTACCGTAGCGGGGCCACCCGCGCCGACTCCTGGATTGACATCGAAGGCGGCATCGGCAACCTGTTTGCCAACGCCTCGCTGCGCCGCAAATTCCCCGACAAGCCCTTCTACGTCGAGTCCGACCCGATTGCGCTGTCGAAAGCCGGCAACTTCATGGGCCACCACATCCTGGTGCCTAAGGAAGGCGTGGCGGTGCACATCAACGCCTACAACTTCCCGATCTGGGGAATGCTGGAGAAAATTGCGGTGAACCTGCTGGCCGGCATGCCCGCCATTGTGAAGCCGGCCGTGCCCACGGCCTACCTCACCGAGGCCGTGGTGCGCGAAATTATTGCCTCCAAAATCCTGCCCGAAGGCGCGCTCCAGCTCGTCTGCGGCACCGGCCAGGGCATTCTGGACCACGTCACCTACCAGGACGTCGTCACCTTTACCGGCTCGGCCGAAACCGGCCGCAAGCTCAAGGCTCACCCCCGGATTCTCTCGGAAGCCGTGCCCTTCAACATGGAGGC is a window from the Hymenobacter aquaticus genome containing:
- the pcaF gene encoding 3-oxoadipyl-CoA thiolase, giving the protein MKQAYLVDGIRTPIGNFGGSLSSIRPDDMAALVIQELLRRNAGVDPAAVADVLLGCANQAGEDNRNVARMALLLAGLPTSVPGETVNRLCASGLSASIAAARAIQSGDGDLFISGGVESMTRAPYVMSKPSKAFGTDSEMYDSSFGWRFVNEKLEALYGTDAMGETAENLVDQYHISREDQDQFAYESHQRAGRARDSGRFREEIVAVPIPQRKGEPLLFAEDEFIKSETTLDVLAKLRPAFRKNGSVTAGNSSGLNDGAAALLWASEDGLKQHSLTPRARLVAMGVAGVEPRTMGIGPVPASQLALKKAGLTLDQMDIIEFNEAFAAQTLACVRGLGLEGSDPRINPNGGAIALGHPLGMSGARILNTAALELQKQNKRYALITMCVGVGQGYAAIIEKV
- a CDS encoding acyltransferase, whose amino-acid sequence is MIYSFNGLVPVVHESAFVHPQAAVTGNVIIGRNVYIGPGAAIRGDWGQIIIEDNCNVQENCTVHMFPGTTTRLKEMAHIGHGAIIHGATVGRNVLVGMNAVLMDRVEIGDESIIGALSFIRADEVIPPRSLVVGNPHKIIRQVSDEMLRWKTEGTHVYMQLPADLHATLQPCEPLREIPADRAVQQASYQTWNERKTAS